The Halosimplex litoreum genome has a window encoding:
- the map gene encoding type II methionyl aminopeptidase, translating into MSVDLDAEQYEKCREAGEILAQVRDEAAERCEVGTGYLEISEWAEDRIRELGGEPAFPVNVSVDEEAAHGAAGPDDDRVIGENLVKLDIGVHIDGWLADTAVTVDLAGESELTEASAEALDAALDVVEPGVETGEIGAVIEETIEGYGYNPVVNLTGHGLGHWEQHTTPNIPNRAVEQSVELEVGDVVAVEPFATDGGGKVQEGSQEEIFALEREGSVRDRTARKALEQITEEFRTLPFAARWLDVRRPKMALRRLQRQDIVHGYPVLKEDEGRMVSQKEHTIIVTDEGCEVTTRSR; encoded by the coding sequence ATGAGCGTCGATCTGGATGCCGAGCAGTACGAAAAGTGCCGAGAGGCCGGCGAGATCCTCGCGCAGGTGCGCGACGAGGCCGCCGAGCGCTGCGAGGTCGGGACGGGCTACCTGGAGATCAGCGAGTGGGCCGAAGACCGCATCCGCGAACTCGGCGGCGAGCCGGCGTTCCCGGTCAACGTCAGCGTCGACGAGGAGGCCGCCCACGGTGCCGCCGGGCCCGACGACGACCGGGTGATCGGCGAGAACCTGGTCAAACTCGACATCGGCGTCCACATCGACGGCTGGCTCGCCGACACGGCCGTCACCGTCGATCTGGCTGGCGAGTCCGAGCTCACCGAGGCTTCGGCCGAGGCGCTCGACGCCGCGCTGGACGTTGTCGAACCGGGCGTCGAGACCGGCGAGATCGGCGCCGTCATCGAGGAGACCATCGAGGGCTACGGCTACAACCCCGTCGTGAACCTCACCGGCCACGGCCTGGGCCACTGGGAGCAACACACGACGCCGAACATCCCCAACCGGGCCGTCGAGCAGAGCGTCGAACTGGAGGTCGGCGACGTGGTCGCGGTCGAGCCGTTCGCCACCGACGGCGGCGGCAAGGTCCAGGAGGGCAGCCAGGAGGAGATCTTCGCGCTCGAACGGGAGGGCTCCGTGCGGGACCGCACCGCCCGGAAGGCCCTCGAACAGATCACCGAGGAGTTCCGGACGCTGCCGTTCGCCGCCCGCTGGCTCGACGTGCGCCGCCCGAAGATGGCCCTGCGCCGACTTCAGCGCCAGGACATCGTCCACGGCTACCCCGTGCTCAAGGAGGACGAGGGCCGGATGGTCAGCCAGAAGGAACACACGATCATCGTGACCGACGAGGGCTGCGAAGTGACGACGCGGAGCCGGTAG
- a CDS encoding DUF2270 domain-containing protein: MPDSNDDAETDGLTSHEDLPTLLGHLYRGEMSRAVAWRDRLDRTTNWAVTIMAAVLTFVFSAPDNPHYLLLIGMLTVALFHLVETRRYRTYDVWRSRVRLLEENLFATAVDPEGTVEYEPWQHELGDDLRRPAVKTPFTEAYSRRLRRIYLPLAVVLLAAWIARITVFAPGSNPVAAAAIVAVPGSVVIAVVALAHLVAGAVAFWPRERKAMGELYDRDKHGEWKDE; encoded by the coding sequence ATGCCCGACTCGAACGACGACGCCGAGACAGACGGACTCACGAGCCACGAGGACCTCCCGACGCTGCTCGGTCACCTCTACCGTGGCGAGATGAGCCGGGCGGTCGCCTGGCGCGACCGCCTCGACCGCACGACCAACTGGGCGGTGACGATCATGGCGGCGGTCCTGACGTTCGTCTTCTCCGCCCCCGACAACCCCCACTATCTGCTGCTCATCGGCATGCTGACCGTCGCCCTGTTTCACCTGGTCGAGACGCGGCGCTACCGGACCTACGACGTCTGGCGGTCCCGGGTGCGACTGCTGGAGGAGAACCTCTTCGCCACCGCCGTCGACCCCGAGGGGACCGTCGAGTACGAACCGTGGCAACACGAACTCGGCGACGACCTCCGACGCCCCGCGGTCAAGACGCCGTTCACCGAGGCCTATTCGCGGCGCCTCCGCCGGATATACCTCCCGCTCGCGGTCGTGTTGCTCGCCGCGTGGATCGCCCGGATCACCGTGTTCGCGCCCGGGTCGAACCCCGTCGCGGCGGCCGCCATCGTCGCCGTCCCGGGGTCGGTCGTCATCGCCGTCGTCGCGCTCGCCCACCTCGTCGCCGGCGCCGTCGCGTTCTGGCCGCGCGAACGGAAGGCGATGGGCGAACTCTACGACCGCGACAAACACGGCGAGTGGAAAGACGAGTGA
- a CDS encoding NAD-dependent epimerase/dehydratase family protein, with the protein MSRVLVTGGLGGSGRWIVDRLAEEGHEVMCVDQRFAESERPNVDVRVAELTDRGDVFDLVGEFDPDAVVHWAAIPDPLNDPGGEVFENNIVSTYNVLEAAGRADARVVWASSESALGFPFAAETPAPDYLPVDEEHPLRPEDPYGVSKEAGEALARQTVRRHDVPVVSIRPSWIQYPGEYVCLGNDVPEEGVGNFWSYVDVRDIASIVAAALDADIDGHEAVFAVADENYGDSETTALFEEFFGQIPEPCDLSGDDASISNAKAADLLDWEPAHSWRDAADEDVEGPTV; encoded by the coding sequence GTGTCACGAGTACTCGTCACCGGCGGCCTCGGTGGCTCCGGCCGCTGGATCGTCGACAGACTCGCAGAGGAGGGCCACGAGGTCATGTGCGTCGACCAGCGCTTCGCCGAGAGCGAGCGCCCGAACGTCGACGTGCGCGTCGCCGAGCTGACCGACCGCGGCGACGTGTTCGACCTCGTGGGGGAGTTCGACCCGGACGCGGTCGTCCACTGGGCGGCCATCCCGGATCCGCTGAACGACCCCGGCGGCGAGGTCTTCGAGAACAACATCGTCTCGACGTACAACGTCCTCGAAGCCGCGGGGCGGGCCGACGCCCGCGTCGTCTGGGCGTCCTCCGAGAGCGCGCTCGGGTTCCCCTTCGCCGCCGAGACGCCCGCGCCGGACTACCTGCCGGTCGACGAGGAACACCCGCTCCGCCCGGAGGACCCCTACGGCGTCTCGAAGGAGGCCGGCGAGGCGCTCGCCCGCCAGACCGTCCGCCGCCACGACGTGCCGGTCGTCTCCATCCGCCCCTCGTGGATCCAGTACCCCGGCGAGTACGTCTGCCTCGGCAACGACGTGCCCGAAGAAGGCGTCGGCAACTTCTGGAGCTACGTCGACGTGCGCGACATCGCCTCGATCGTCGCAGCGGCGCTGGACGCCGATATCGACGGTCACGAGGCCGTCTTCGCCGTCGCCGACGAGAACTACGGCGACAGCGAGACCACCGCGTTGTTCGAGGAGTTCTTCGGGCAGATTCCCGAGCCGTGCGACCTGTCGGGCGACGACGCTTCGATCTCCAACGCGAAGGCCGCGGACCTGCTGGACTGGGAGCCAGCCCACTCCTGGCGCGACGCTGCCGACGAGGACGTCGAGGGACCGACCGTCTGA
- a CDS encoding GNAT family N-acetyltransferase: MPTEIRELTTDGEWDVAVPILRQLWSHVDDAFVREWREEDDYRLFGLYEIDEPESGHVDSKAAVTLVAVAGVSVQRVLHHERHCWVHDFVVDEPRRGEGLGSELLDRVSEWARDRDCEHLSLACRAGNDEGREFYESEGLDAWGAVLEREL; encoded by the coding sequence GTGCCGACCGAGATCCGCGAGCTGACGACCGACGGGGAGTGGGACGTGGCGGTGCCGATACTCCGGCAACTGTGGAGCCACGTCGACGACGCCTTCGTCCGCGAGTGGCGCGAGGAGGACGACTACCGACTGTTCGGGCTGTACGAGATCGACGAACCCGAGAGCGGGCACGTGGATTCGAAAGCGGCGGTGACGCTCGTCGCGGTGGCGGGCGTCTCGGTCCAGCGGGTGCTCCACCACGAGCGACACTGCTGGGTCCACGACTTCGTGGTCGACGAACCCCGGCGCGGCGAGGGACTCGGGAGCGAACTGCTCGACCGAGTCTCGGAGTGGGCGCGCGACCGCGACTGCGAGCACCTGTCGCTGGCGTGCCGGGCGGGCAACGACGAGGGGCGCGAGTTCTACGAGTCCGAGGGGCTAGACGCGTGGGGTGCGGTGCTGGAGCGGGAGCTCTAA
- a CDS encoding HIT domain-containing protein — translation MDQVFAPWRIDWVEREGGNDDIDGCVFCAFADGDPDGDRDRRVVARSERAFVLLNNYPYNPGHVMVIPHAHTGDYRELDDETLLDHARLKQRTFDALDDGLGPDAYNAGLNLGGGAAGGSIDDHLHTHVVPRWEGDTNFMPVVSDTQVIVEAVDDSYGRIREAFAEQDGATVEGDDHAVRLALGE, via the coding sequence ATGGATCAGGTCTTCGCCCCGTGGCGCATCGACTGGGTCGAACGCGAGGGCGGCAACGACGATATCGACGGCTGCGTCTTCTGCGCGTTCGCCGACGGCGACCCCGACGGCGACCGCGACCGGCGAGTCGTCGCCCGCTCCGAGCGAGCGTTCGTCCTCCTGAACAACTACCCGTACAACCCTGGCCACGTCATGGTCATTCCCCACGCACACACCGGCGACTACCGCGAGTTGGACGACGAGACCCTGCTCGACCACGCCCGGCTGAAACAGCGGACCTTCGACGCGCTGGACGACGGGCTCGGCCCCGACGCCTACAACGCGGGGCTCAACCTCGGCGGGGGCGCCGCCGGCGGCTCCATCGACGACCACCTCCACACCCACGTCGTCCCGCGCTGGGAGGGCGACACGAACTTCATGCCCGTCGTCTCGGACACGCAGGTCATCGTCGAAGCCGTCGACGACTCCTACGGCCGCATCCGCGAGGCGTTCGCCGAACAGGACGGGGCTACGGTCGAGGGGGACGACCACGCCGTCCGGCTCGCCCTCGGCGAGTGA
- a CDS encoding erythromycin esterase family protein, with product MTDDTTATEGSTDSESTPDDWRPADASHPLADRLAARAVPIDTTDPAEDLADLAALADRLRGARVVGLGEATHGTREFFRLKHRIVRLLVERLDYRLFALEANFSETLAIDEYVVYGRGDPRDALEGIYFWTWDTEEVLALIESLREFNEGRPVDDRVRFYGVDAQFTAGPAEALIDFFDDRDADWPAEHRETLATLADDGLEVDEAPADVAASRLAAAEDLIDALDAWFDGETTDGSDAGALALHRRHLRTLEQTVESARAGRDDGVQAKARRRDRAMAETLAWVLDHEPHDRIALWAHDAHVQRDGREEHWGTGTPMGAHLADRYGDDYYALGFDFAGGEFQALDVTDDHELRACSLGPPPEDAATRLFAAVDDPPWWVDFADIDDEGLVEYFDRERPVRSVGAVYDPDDERDRLHDEFRLPLAFDGLVFVAETSRARPLERE from the coding sequence ATGACAGACGACACGACAGCCACCGAGGGATCGACCGACAGCGAATCGACACCCGACGACTGGCGGCCGGCGGACGCGAGCCACCCGCTCGCCGACCGCCTCGCCGCGCGGGCGGTCCCGATCGACACGACCGACCCCGCCGAGGACCTCGCGGACCTCGCGGCGCTGGCCGACCGGCTGCGCGGCGCGCGCGTCGTCGGTCTCGGGGAGGCGACACACGGAACCCGGGAGTTCTTCCGGCTGAAACACCGGATCGTCCGTCTGCTCGTCGAACGGCTGGACTACCGGCTGTTCGCGCTCGAAGCCAACTTCTCGGAGACGCTCGCCATCGACGAGTACGTCGTCTACGGCCGTGGAGACCCGAGAGATGCCCTCGAAGGCATCTACTTCTGGACGTGGGACACCGAGGAGGTGCTCGCGCTGATCGAGTCCCTCCGCGAGTTCAACGAGGGGCGGCCGGTCGACGACCGCGTCCGGTTCTACGGGGTCGACGCGCAGTTCACGGCCGGACCGGCCGAGGCGCTCATCGATTTCTTCGACGACCGGGACGCCGACTGGCCGGCCGAGCACCGCGAGACGCTGGCGACGCTGGCGGACGATGGCCTGGAGGTCGACGAGGCGCCCGCCGACGTCGCGGCGTCGCGGCTCGCGGCCGCCGAGGACCTGATCGACGCGCTCGACGCGTGGTTCGACGGCGAGACGACCGACGGGAGCGACGCCGGAGCGCTCGCGCTGCACCGCCGGCACCTCCGGACGCTCGAACAGACCGTCGAGAGCGCGCGAGCGGGCCGCGACGACGGGGTCCAGGCGAAGGCGCGCCGGCGCGACCGCGCGATGGCCGAGACCCTCGCGTGGGTCCTCGACCACGAGCCTCACGACCGGATCGCGCTCTGGGCCCACGACGCGCACGTCCAGCGCGACGGCCGCGAGGAACACTGGGGGACCGGAACGCCGATGGGCGCGCACCTCGCCGACCGCTACGGCGACGACTACTACGCGCTCGGGTTCGACTTTGCGGGCGGCGAGTTCCAGGCCCTCGACGTGACCGACGACCACGAGTTGCGGGCCTGCTCGCTCGGTCCGCCGCCTGAGGACGCGGCCACCCGGCTGTTCGCCGCGGTGGACGACCCCCCGTGGTGGGTCGACTTCGCCGACATCGACGACGAGGGACTGGTGGAGTACTTCGACCGCGAGCGGCCGGTCCGGTCTGTCGGTGCCGTCTACGACCCCGACGACGAACGCGACCGACTGCACGACGAGTTCAGACTCCCGCTCGCGTTCGACGGTCTCGTCTTCGTCGCCGAGACGAGTCGCGCGCGCCCGCTCGAACGGGAGTGA
- a CDS encoding cation diffusion facilitator family transporter, with the protein MTDDRPRVLRRVGILLLVANVALAALKGGAWVATGSLAVQSEAVNSASDAVYSLVTVAGLYLTTRPPDFEHPHGHERIEPFVGLFVALGIFVAGGTVLYQSATALLSGDVTVSRGPTAVAVLAIAAVAKFALYRYVLAAADRHNSPALTATAVDNRNDILTAGAAIVGVVGAGAGYPVLDPLAAIVVAVGIVYTGIEVVRDNLGYLLGRAPPEELRREIIRRALEHPDVEGAHDAIAHYVGPEIDVSLHIEVEGERTLFEAHDIESAVVDSIRELPEVDDVFVHVDPRELDEWKADEEVDQLAGDESAR; encoded by the coding sequence ATGACCGACGACAGGCCGCGAGTGCTCCGGCGGGTCGGTATCCTGCTACTCGTCGCCAACGTGGCGCTCGCCGCGCTGAAGGGCGGTGCGTGGGTCGCGACGGGGAGCCTCGCGGTCCAGTCCGAGGCAGTCAACAGCGCCTCGGACGCCGTCTACTCGCTGGTCACGGTGGCGGGCCTGTATCTCACGACCCGACCACCGGACTTCGAACACCCCCACGGCCACGAGCGCATCGAGCCGTTCGTCGGGCTGTTCGTCGCGCTCGGTATCTTCGTCGCGGGCGGCACGGTCCTCTATCAGTCCGCGACGGCGCTGCTGTCGGGCGACGTGACCGTCTCACGGGGGCCGACGGCGGTCGCCGTCCTCGCGATCGCCGCCGTCGCGAAGTTCGCCCTCTACCGGTACGTGCTGGCGGCGGCGGACCGGCACAACTCGCCGGCGCTGACCGCCACCGCCGTCGACAACCGCAACGACATCCTCACGGCGGGCGCCGCGATCGTCGGCGTCGTCGGCGCCGGCGCCGGCTACCCCGTCCTCGACCCGCTGGCCGCGATAGTCGTCGCCGTCGGGATCGTCTACACCGGGATCGAGGTCGTCCGCGACAACCTCGGCTACCTCCTCGGCCGCGCGCCCCCGGAGGAGCTCCGCCGGGAGATCATCCGCCGTGCGCTCGAACATCCCGACGTAGAGGGTGCCCACGACGCCATCGCCCACTACGTCGGCCCGGAGATCGACGTGTCGCTGCACATCGAGGTCGAGGGCGAGCGGACGCTGTTCGAGGCCCACGATATCGAATCGGCCGTGGTCGACTCCATCCGCGAGTTGCCGGAGGTCGACGACGTGTTCGTCCACGTCGATCCCCGGGAACTCGACGAGTGGAAGGCCGACGAGGAGGTCGACCAGCTAGCCGGCGACGAGTCCGCCCGGTAG